A genome region from Phycisphaerae bacterium includes the following:
- the acpS gene encoding holo-ACP synthase — protein sequence MTIVAQGIDLVECERIQGIWQRYGDRFLDRLLTPAETRYVHQYKNAVPSVAGRFAAKEAILKVLGTGWRGKIAWRDMEILNDRAGQPQVTLTGECGRVAAGLGIVRILVSITHTEHYAAATAIGIREKEGCDGS from the coding sequence ATGACGATCGTCGCCCAAGGTATCGACCTGGTGGAATGCGAGCGGATCCAGGGGATCTGGCAGCGGTACGGAGACCGGTTTCTCGACCGCCTGCTCACCCCCGCCGAAACCAGGTATGTTCATCAATATAAGAACGCGGTGCCCTCCGTGGCCGGGCGATTCGCCGCCAAGGAAGCCATCCTCAAGGTGCTCGGCACCGGCTGGCGCGGTAAGATCGCCTGGCGGGATATGGAGATCCTCAACGACCGTGCCGGCCAGCCGCAGGTCACGCTGACCGGCGAATGCGGACGTGTGGCCGCCGGACTGGGAATCGTCCGCATCCTGGTCTCCATCACCCACACCGAACACTACGCGGCCGCAACGGCCATCGGAATCCGAGAAAAGGAAGGATGCGACGGCTCATGA